From Streptomyces chrestomyceticus JCM 4735, one genomic window encodes:
- a CDS encoding class II fructose-bisphosphate aldolase encodes MPLVPTSSIVTAAREARAGAAAFNVIHLETAEALVTAAERSGFPVILGISENCIRYHGSLLPIVRATLALAEASPVRIAVHLDHITEPDLVREGVEAGVRSVMVDASALPYEENVAATAELTAWCHQRGAYVEAELGEVGGKDGVHAPGARTDPDEALAFVRSTGVDALAVAVGSSHAMHERTAVLDKELIGALAGKLPVPLVLHGSSGVPDDELRRAVAAGMTKINISTHLVSVFTRSIRDTLDADLTLVDSRKYVKPAREAVAQEAARLLALLGAPAAVPGQSAAAEAPVQK; translated from the coding sequence ATGCCCCTCGTCCCCACCTCGTCGATCGTCACCGCCGCCCGTGAGGCGCGGGCCGGCGCCGCGGCGTTCAACGTCATCCACCTGGAGACCGCCGAGGCTCTCGTCACGGCCGCCGAGCGCAGCGGCTTCCCGGTCATCCTCGGCATCAGCGAGAACTGCATCCGCTACCACGGCAGCCTGCTGCCCATCGTCCGCGCCACCCTCGCGCTCGCCGAGGCGTCCCCCGTCCGGATCGCCGTGCACCTGGACCACATCACCGAGCCGGACCTGGTGCGGGAGGGGGTCGAGGCCGGGGTGCGGTCGGTGATGGTGGACGCCTCGGCCCTCCCGTACGAGGAGAACGTGGCCGCCACGGCGGAGCTGACCGCCTGGTGTCACCAGCGCGGCGCCTATGTCGAGGCCGAGCTGGGCGAGGTCGGCGGCAAGGACGGTGTGCACGCGCCCGGTGCCCGTACGGACCCCGACGAGGCACTGGCGTTCGTCCGGTCGACCGGGGTGGACGCGCTGGCCGTCGCCGTCGGCTCCTCCCACGCGATGCACGAACGCACCGCAGTCCTGGACAAGGAGCTGATCGGGGCGCTGGCCGGGAAGCTGCCGGTGCCGCTGGTGCTGCACGGCTCCTCCGGCGTGCCCGACGACGAACTGCGCCGGGCCGTCGCAGCAGGTATGACTAAGATCAACATCTCCACCCATCTGGTCTCCGTCTTCACCCGCAGCATCCGGGACACCCTGGACGCGGACCTGACCCTCGTCGACTCGCGCAAGTACGTGAAACCGGCACGCGAGGCCGTGGCCCAGGAGGCCGCCCGGCTCCTGGCCCTGCTCGGCGCCCCGGCCGCGGTACCGGGCCAGTCGGCAGCCGCGGAGGCGCCCGTGCAGAAGTGA
- a CDS encoding SIS domain-containing protein, translating into MSGTSYMEQELRSQPDTWREAARIAGADTPLPGAGERVAVVGCGTSWFMAQAYAALREDAGLGVTDAFAASEAFLGADRGYDAVVAITRSGTTTEVLRLLEQVKGRIPTVTVLGDPDTPATALSDATVTLPFADEQSVVQTRFATTALALLRAHLGEDLSGAVRDAEEALTAPVEKEWLDAEQFSFLGTGWTYGLANEAALKMREASQSWTESYPAMEYRHGPISIAAPGRVTWVFGPVPEGLEAEVARTGAGFVRHGRDPLADLVLVQRIALERARARGLDPDNPRSLTRSVMLTAPEPAAG; encoded by the coding sequence GTGAGCGGGACCTCGTACATGGAGCAGGAGCTGCGCAGCCAGCCGGACACCTGGCGGGAGGCGGCACGGATCGCCGGCGCGGACACCCCGCTGCCCGGCGCCGGCGAGCGGGTCGCGGTGGTGGGCTGCGGCACCTCCTGGTTCATGGCGCAGGCGTACGCCGCCCTGCGGGAGGATGCCGGGCTGGGGGTGACGGACGCCTTCGCGGCCTCGGAGGCGTTCCTCGGCGCCGACCGGGGCTACGACGCCGTCGTGGCGATCACCCGCTCCGGGACCACGACCGAGGTACTGCGCCTGCTGGAGCAGGTGAAGGGCCGCATTCCGACGGTGACCGTGCTCGGTGACCCCGACACCCCGGCGACCGCGCTGTCGGACGCGACGGTCACCCTGCCGTTCGCCGACGAGCAGTCCGTGGTGCAGACCCGGTTCGCGACGACCGCGCTCGCGCTGCTGCGGGCCCACCTCGGCGAGGACCTGTCCGGCGCGGTGCGCGACGCGGAGGAGGCGCTGACCGCTCCCGTGGAGAAGGAGTGGCTGGACGCCGAGCAGTTCTCCTTCCTCGGCACGGGCTGGACGTACGGGCTGGCCAACGAGGCGGCGCTGAAGATGCGGGAGGCGTCGCAGAGCTGGACGGAGTCCTACCCCGCGATGGAGTACCGCCACGGCCCCATCTCCATAGCGGCACCGGGCCGCGTGACCTGGGTGTTCGGCCCGGTGCCGGAAGGTCTGGAGGCGGAGGTCGCCCGGACCGGCGCCGGGTTCGTGCGGCACGGGCGCGACCCGCTGGCCGACCTGGTGCTGGTGCAGCGGATCGCCCTGGAGCGGGCCCGCGCCCGCGGCCTGGACCCCGACAACCCGCGCAGCCTGACCCGGTCGGTGATGCTCACGGCGCCGGAACCGGCGGCCGGGTAG